Below is a genomic region from Microbacterium sp. KUDC0406.
TCATGATGCGCACTGATTCCGGCGTGCTGATGAGCTACCAGCAGTGCCACTTCACCCCGGACTACTGGCGCAACTACACCGTGATCGGCACCGAGGGCCGCATCGAGAACTTCGACGACGACGCCGGTGGCGAGATCCGGCTGTGGAACGCCCGCAGCGACTACCTCGAGAAGGGGCATGTGCGCTATCCGATCGAGGATGGCGGCGACGGCGGGCACGGCGGCGCCGACCCGCTCACCGTCGCCGAGTTCGTGGACTTCGTCCGCACTGGGGCCCCGACCGACACCAGTCCCGTCGCCGCCCGTGACGCCGTCGCCGCCGGCATCGGGGAGCGCTCTCGATCCGGTCGAACTCCGAGCCGTTCGAGATCCGCGGCTGAGCGATGACCTGCTCGACTACTACGCGGCGCACCAGCCCGCGCGCGAACCGGCCGGGGACTGATGCTGCGCTACGCGCTTCGGCGCATCCTGATGATGATCCCGACTCTGATCGGGTCGACCTTCCTCGTCTACTTCCTGGTCTTCCTCATCCCCGGCGACCCTGTCGCCAGGCTCGCCGGGGAGAGAAGCGGCTCTCGGACTCGACCATCGCGGCGATCAGAGACCAGTACAACCTCGATGATCCGTTCTTCGTGCAGTACGGGAAGTACCTCTGGGGCGTGCTGCAGGGTGACTTCGGCCACGACTTCAACGGCAACTCGGTCTCCACGCTGATCGCCACGGCGCTGCCCTACACGGTGGTGCTCGCGCTGTCGGCGTTCGTGCTCAAACTCATCATCGGTGTGTGCCTTGGCGTGTGGGCCGGACTGCGGCAGGGGAAGTTCCCCGACAAGTTCAACCTGTTCTTCACGATCTTCTTCCTGGCGGTGCCGGGCTTCATCATCGCCTACTTCTCGCAGTACCTGTTCGGCATCAAGCTGCACTGGCTGCCGATATCCGGGGTGCGGATGGGGTTCCCGATCGCGTTCATCATGCCCGCGATGGTGCTGGCGCTCGAGACGGCTTCGCCGCTCGCCCGGCTCAGCCGCACCAGCCTGGTGGACGTGATGCGGTCGGACTACATCGTCACGGCGACCGCGAAGGGGATCGGTCCCCAGCGGATCATGTGGGTGCACGCCCTGCGCAACGCCTTCATGCCCGTCGTCACCTACCTCGGCCTGAGCATCGCGGCCCTGCTGGGCGGATCGGTCCTCATCGAGACGATCTTCAACCTGCCGGGTCTCGGCGGCACGCTGAACCGGGCGATCGAGACGCAGAACGGCCCCGTCGTCGTGGGCGTCTCGATCTTCCTGCTGCTCTTCTACCTGGTGGCCGCGCTGATCGTCGACCTGCTCTATCCGATCATCGACCCGAGGGTGCGCCATGCGTGAGTCCACCACCTCGCTCATCACCGCCAAGCGCCGGCGCGGACGCCCGCGCAGTGGCCTGCGCAGCCTGTGGAAGAGCCCGTTCTTCGACATCGCCGCGCTCATCATCATCGTCGTCACGCTGATGGCGCTGTTCCCGGCCCTGTTCACGCACATCGACCCGCGCGACTGCGATCTGTCCATGTCGCGCGTGGGACCCGAACCCGGTCACCCGATGGGCTTCGACATCCAGGGCTGCGACTACTGGTCGAACATCGTGTACGGCGCGCGCACGTCGCTCGAGGTCGGCGTCTACACCGCGGCGATCTCGTTCGTGATCGCTCTGATCGCGGGGTCGCTCGCCGGCTACTTCGGGGGTGTCCTCGACTCGATCATCTCCTGGACCGCGAACGTCATCCTCGGCATCCCGGTCGGCATCGCGAGCCTGGTGATCCTCTACCAGTTCCGCTCCCGCACGGTGTGGACGATCGTGTTCGTCCTGGTGTTGTTCAGCTGGGCGGCGACCATGCGCTACATGCGCAGCTCGGTCATGCAGGTGCGCAATCTGGAGTACATCCAGGCTGCCCGCGGACTGGGCGTCGGACCCTGGCGCATCCTTCGTTCGCACGTGATCCCGAACGCCGTCACCCCGCTGATCGTCATGACCACGCTGTCCGTCGGCGCCGGTATGGCGGCCGAGGCCGGATTCTCGATCCTCGGCGTCGGCCTCAAGCTGCCTGCGTTCTCGTGGGGCATCCAGATCGCCCTCGCGAGCCAGGACGGCAACTGGCAGATCGCGCCGCTGCTGATGTTCTTCCCCACGCTGATGCTGGGTCTGACCACGCTCGCCTTCGTCGTGCTGGGTGAGAGCCTGCGCGACGCCCTCGACCCGAAGGCCCGCCGATGACCGCCCTGCTGGACGTCCAGAACCTGTCCCTCGAGTTCCGCTCGCCCGGGAGTCCGCCGATCGCCGCCCTGCAGGACGTCAGCTTCACGCTGGACCGCGGCGAGACGCTCGCCGTGCTCGGCGAGTCCGGCTCGGGCAAGAGCATCACCGCCAAGGCGATCATGGGCATCCTGCCCAAGCCGGCCTCGCACATCACCGGCGGGCGCATCGTGTTCGACGGAGACGACCTGCTGACGCTGCCCGCCGCGAGACTGCGGAAGGTGCAGGGCGCGCGGATCGCGATGGTGTTCCAGGACGCGCTGAGCGCGCTGAACCCCGTGCAGACGGTGTCCACCCAGATCGCCGAGCTGTACCGCGTGCACCGCGGCATGTCGAAGAAGCAGGCGCACGCCGCAGCGATCGAGATGATGCGCGCCGTGCGCATCCCGGATGCTGCGAACCGGGCGAACGACTATCCGTTCCAGTTCTCCGGCGGCATGCGCCAGCGCATCATGATCGCGATGGCGCTCGCACTGGATCCCGACATCCTGATCGCCGACGAGCCGACCACGGCGCTGGACGCGACCGTGCAGGCGCAGATCCTCGAACTGCTCGGCGAGATCACCCGGGAGCGGCAGATGGCGCTGCTGATGATCACCCACGATCTCGGCGTCGCCGGCCAGCTGGCGGATCGCGCACTGGTGATGTACGCCGGCCGGGTCGCCGAATCAGGTCCGATCGGGCCGATGTTCGACAGCCCCGCGCATCCGTACACGAAGGGTCTGCTCGGATCCATCCCCTCCGCCGCCCACCGAGGCGGAGACCTGCCCACCATCCAGGGGCTGCCGCCGGACATCGCCCAGCGTCCGCCCGGATGCAGCTTCAACCCTCGATGCGCGTACGCCACGGCCGAGTGCCGTTCGGTGCTGCCGCCGCTCGATCTGTTCACCCCCGAGCGGGCCGCCGCCTGCCACCACAAGCAGGAGGTGATCGCCGATGTCGCTGTTGGAGCTTGAATCGGTGCGGCGCTTCTACAAGCAGAAGCACACGATGTTCTCGCGCGGCGAGCACGGACAGGTGCGCGCCGTCGATGGCGTCGACTTCACCGTGGAGGAGGGCGAGACCGTCGGTCTGGTGGGGGAGTCCGGCTGCGGCAAGTCCACCCTCGCGCGCATCATCTGCGGGCTGGAGCCGCCCAGCGAGGGCACAGTCCGCTGGAACGGCGCGGACGTCGGCGCCATGTCGCACTCCGACCGCAAGACGCTGCTGCATCGTGAGGTGCAGATGGTCTTCCAGGACCCGCACGCGTCGCTCGACCCGCGCCGCTCGGTCGGTCAGTCGATCGCCGAGGGCATCACGACCCACAGGCTGCTGCCTGCATCGAAGGTGGAGGCGCGCGTGGGGGAGCTGCTCACCCAGGTGGGCCTGAACCCCGATCACGCGCACCGCTACCCGCACGAGTTCTCCGGCGGGCAGCTGCAGCGCATCGGCATCGCCAGGGCTCTGGCCGTCGAGCCGAAGCTG
It encodes:
- a CDS encoding ABC transporter ATP-binding protein → MTALLDVQNLSLEFRSPGSPPIAALQDVSFTLDRGETLAVLGESGSGKSITAKAIMGILPKPASHITGGRIVFDGDDLLTLPAARLRKVQGARIAMVFQDALSALNPVQTVSTQIAELYRVHRGMSKKQAHAAAIEMMRAVRIPDAANRANDYPFQFSGGMRQRIMIAMALALDPDILIADEPTTALDATVQAQILELLGEITRERQMALLMITHDLGVAGQLADRALVMYAGRVAESGPIGPMFDSPAHPYTKGLLGSIPSAAHRGGDLPTIQGLPPDIAQRPPGCSFNPRCAYATAECRSVLPPLDLFTPERAAACHHKQEVIADVAVGA
- a CDS encoding ABC transporter permease, whose translation is MRESTTSLITAKRRRGRPRSGLRSLWKSPFFDIAALIIIVVTLMALFPALFTHIDPRDCDLSMSRVGPEPGHPMGFDIQGCDYWSNIVYGARTSLEVGVYTAAISFVIALIAGSLAGYFGGVLDSIISWTANVILGIPVGIASLVILYQFRSRTVWTIVFVLVLFSWAATMRYMRSSVMQVRNLEYIQAARGLGVGPWRILRSHVIPNAVTPLIVMTTLSVGAGMAAEAGFSILGVGLKLPAFSWGIQIALASQDGNWQIAPLLMFFPTLMLGLTTLAFVVLGESLRDALDPKARR
- a CDS encoding ABC transporter permease codes for the protein MQYGKYLWGVLQGDFGHDFNGNSVSTLIATALPYTVVLALSAFVLKLIIGVCLGVWAGLRQGKFPDKFNLFFTIFFLAVPGFIIAYFSQYLFGIKLHWLPISGVRMGFPIAFIMPAMVLALETASPLARLSRTSLVDVMRSDYIVTATAKGIGPQRIMWVHALRNAFMPVVTYLGLSIAALLGGSVLIETIFNLPGLGGTLNRAIETQNGPVVVGVSIFLLLFYLVAALIVDLLYPIIDPRVRHA